The Streptomyces sp. NBC_00510 genomic interval GGACGGCCACCAGGTCATCGCGACCACCGGCAGCGACGGAGGGTTCACCTCGCTGGTACGGACCCCCGACGCACCGCCCCCCGACGCCGACCACCGCGCCCCCACCCTGGAGGAGCTCGTCCTCGGGTACCTCAGGACGCCCGACGCACCCGCGCTGCTCACCCCGAGCGCGCAGGTCACCACCGGCCGCGAGGTGGTGGCGGCATGAGCACCGGCACCCGCACCGGCACGCCCACCGGCACGCGCACCGTCCTCCGCCGCAGGCCGCGACTGCACGGGCTGACCTGGCTGATCTGGCGGCAGAACCGCACCGCCTTCTGGATCGGACTGGCGGCCGCGGCAGCCGTCGCCGTCTACGCCGTCGTACAGCACCAGCACATCGCCGCGGCCGTCGCCGCGCAGCACCTCGACGCCTGCCACGGCCACGAGTACTCCGACTCGTGCCTCGGCCGCCTCAACACGTTCGGGCAGCGGTACCAGTTCCCGATGCGGCGGCCGCTCCAGGCGATGCTGCTGCTGCCGTTCCTGTTCGGGCTGTTCCTCGGCGGGCCGCAGCTCGCGCAGGAGCTGGAATCGGGCACGTACCGCACGGTGGCCACCCAGTCCGTGACCCGCATGCGCTGGTTCGCGGCGAAGCTGGGTGTGCCGCTCGCCATGACCGCGGTCGTCAGCGGCGTCATCGCCGCCGCCATGACCTGGTGGTGGCACCCCGTCGCCAAGGCCATGGGCCCCCTGTTCGACTGGCACATGTGGTACCCGTTCTACGGGGTCGGGCCGGTCGTCGTCGGCCTCGGCGTCCTGCTCTACCTCCTCGGGACGACCCTCGGCCTCGTCCTGCGCCGTACCGTCCTGGCCATGGGCGCGACCCTCGTCACCGGCGCCGGGCTGTTCGCCCTGCTGGAGGCGCTCCGGCCCGGCATCTGGCCGGTCAGCACCGCGTACGCGCAGCACACCTCGGAACCGCCGGCCCCCAGGACCGCGTGGCTGCTGGCGGACGGCCCGCTGTCCAAGGACGGGCGGCGCGTGCCCGAGGCCTGGGACTGCTACGCCGCCGGGAACGTGAAGCAGTGCCTCGCCTCCCGCGGCATCACCGGCCGCTGGGCGGAGTACCACCCCGCGTCGGACTTCTGGCCGCTGCAATGGACGGCCACGGGCCTGTGCCTGGCCATGGGCGCCGCGCTGGTCGCCCTGTCCGTGTGGTGGATCCGCCGGAACCCCGCCTGACGACCCGCGCTCCGGGGGCGACCCCGCCAAAGAGGGATCGGCGCTCCCTGGATCGGTGATGCCTTCATCCGTGCGGCGTCCCCGCCGAATCTGGTGGTGAGCGGTTCGGGGCCCGGCCAGGGCCCCGACCGCGGACCGAGGATGCAGGAGAGCTGAACATGAGTGTGAATACGATCGCGGTGATCACCGGCGCCAACCGGGGACTGGGCCGGGCCACCGCCCTCGCGCTGGGCGCCGCGGGGACGGACGTCGTCCTCACCTACCGGAGCAGCGAGAAGGAAGCCGAGGAGGTGGTGGAGGCACTGACCGCCATGGGGCGCCGGGCGGCCGCGCTGCGGCTGGACACCACCGCGTTCGCGGACTTCCCGGCCTTCGCGCGGACGCTGGGCGACACCCTACGCGCCACGTGGGGGCGCGAGTCGTTCGACTTCCTGGTCAACAACGCGGGCGTGGGGGCGGTGAGCCCGCTGGGCGCCACCAGTGCCGAGGTCTTCGACCTGATGGTCGACGTGCACTTCAAGGGCGTGTTCTTCCTGACCCAGGAGCTGCTCCCGCTGCTCGCGGACGGCGGGCGCATCGTCAACACCTCCACCGGACTGACGCGGTTCGTGGGCGAGGGCTGGTCGGTGTACGCGGGGGTCAAGTCGGCCGTCGAGACCTACACCCGGTACCTGGCCAAGGAGCTGGGCCCGCGGCGCATCAGCGTCAACGCGGTCGCGCCGGGTCCCGTCGCGACCGACTTCGGCGGCGGGATGATCCGTGACGACGAGGGGCTGCGCACGGCGATGGCCGAGCGGGCGGCGCTCGGCCGCGTCGGGGAGCCGGAGGACATCGGGCCGGTGGTGGCCGCGCTGCTGGCACCGGGCACCGGTTGGATCACCGGCCAGCGCGTCGAGGCCTCCGGCGGCACGCTCCTGTAGCCGCCGGTACGCCCACCCATTCGTCCACCCGTACGCCCGGCCGCCTGCCCGCGGCCGGGCGTACCCTTCGGACCGAGCGGCCGGGGCGCACCCGGCCGCGGCAGTCGCGACGAGGAAACAGCATGGACCGAGCACAACTGGCCGACTTCCTGCACACCCGGCGGGAGGCGCTCCAGCCGGAGGACGTGGGCCTGCCACGCGGGCCCCGCCGCCGCACCCGCGGCCTGCGCAGGGAGGAAGCCGCCGTGCTGTGCGGCATGTCCACGGACTACTACGCCCGGCTGGAGCAGCGGCGCGGCCCGCAGCCGTCCGAGCCGATGCTCGCGGCCATCGCCCGGGGGCTGCGGCTGTCCCTGGACGAACGCGACCACCTGTTCCGGCTGGCCGGGCACAACACCCCCAGCCGGGCGCTGCGCGGCGACCACGTCAGCCCGGGCATGATGCGCATCCTGGACCGGCTCGCGGACACCCCGGCCCAGGTGATCACCGCGCTGGGGGAGACCTTGCTGCAGACGCGCCTGTCGGTCGCGCTGCTCGGGGACGAGACACGCTTCACCGGACCGGCCCGCAGCTTCGTCTACCGCTGGTTCACCGACCCCGCCGCCAGGCATGCCTACCACGAGGACGACCGCCCCGGGCTGAGCCGCCGCTTCGTCGCCGACCTGCGCGCGGTCTACTCCCGCCTCGGCGCGGACTCGCGGGCCGGGGCCATCGTCGAGGCCTTGCTCGCGCAGAGCCCGGAGTTCCGCGACCTGTGGCAGGCACACGAGATCGGCGTGCGGTGCGGCGAGGTCAAGCGGCTGCTCCACCCGGAGCTGGGGCTGCTCGAACTGAACTGCCAGGTGCTGTACGACGCCGACCAGGCCCAGTCCCTGCTCGTCTACACCGCCACCCCGGGCTCGGAGACCCACGAGAAGCTGCAACTGCTCCCGGTGCTCGGCGAGCGCGCGCCCGGCACCTGAGCCGGCGCACGGCCGCGGCGGGGCCGGCTCACCGCTCGCCGTGGCCGTGGCGCCCCCGGCCGGGCAGCATCTCCCGCACCATCGCCTTGAAGCCCTGCCGGACCATGGCGGCGCGGTCGGAGTCCCCCTTGAGGACGGACGCGGCCGCCGCCTCGATCTGGTCCAGCGTGGCGTGCGGCGGGATCGGCGGGACGGCGGGGTCGGTGCGGAAGTCCAGGACGAACGGCCGGTCCGCGGCCCGCGCCCGCTGCCAGGCCCCCTCGACCTCGCCCGGCTTCTCCACGCGGAGGCCGTCCAGGCCGATGGAGCGGGCGAAGTCCCTCGGTGTGGACGGCTTCGCCACGGACCACGTCTCGCTGGAGGAGGCCCCCCAGGCCTACGACATGTTCCAGAAGAAGGCCGACGGCGCCATCAAGGTCCTCATGCACCCCTGAGGGGCCGATCCCGCCGGGGAACCCACCGAGCATCCCGCAAGTCTCCCCACGTCGGGAGGGGTCCGTGTGCCATGCCGCGGCGGCCTTGGTGGGCGGCTGAGTTCACCCGGTTGTCCCATCAAGGCGGATGCCGCGGTGCCGATACCGCGGTAGTGCGCTGAGGAATCCGATCGACAGGCTCCCTACGTCCCGCAGCCCCGGGACGCACCCTCTGTTGAAGCTCTGCCCGCCGCGGAAGCGGCTTGGGTACGTGGCTTGGACCAGAGCGATGTGCTGCTGCAAGTCGTGCGGGAGCTGTGCGCCCGCGGGCTGCTCACCGTGCGTCCCCCGAGCACCGATTCCGAGGCGCGGATCGTGGACAATCGCCGCTGAGGTCCGGCTTCCGACGCTGGAAGACGCTACAAAAGTGGCGCCGGGCGACGCCAGGCAGTGATCGAAGGCCCGCATGCCGTCCTCACCGCCGCGAGCCGGGCAACCGCCGTTCCGGCCACCTAATCCGCAGGAGCCGGGGCACGACGGGCGCGCCGGCGATGGCTGGTGTCGCACCACGGGTACGTGCGGCTGCGGCGGCAGGCGCAGACGGCCACGACGAAGCGGTCGGAACGGACGACGCGGCCGTCGTCCAGGACCACCTCGACGGGTCCTTCGATCAGGATCGGCCCGTCCCTGGTGATCGTCACGCGTGTCGGCGCCGGTTCATCGTTCGCGTTCGGCACGGATCACCACCAGCTCCTCCTTCTCTTCCCCGTGCGCTATCAGTCCGCGCGCCTCCAGCCACGCCGACCGGTCACGCAGCACAGGACCGAAGGGGATGTACCGGCGCTCGACGACCGCGGCGCGCAAACCAGCGTGACGCAGCCGGCCCAGGGTGCGTTCGACACCGCAGAGAGCCGAGTGGACCAGGAGCAGGACTCCTCCCGGGGCAAGCAACGGCGGCGCGTCCGAGCAGACGCGGTCGAGTAGCGCGCGCCCGTCGGACCCGGCATCGCACGCCCGGGCGGGCCCCCGGGCCGGAAGTCCGGCTCGCGGAGACGGCACGTACGGCGGATTGGCCGTGATCAGGTCGAAACGGCGGCCCGTCACGGGTGCCGTGAGGTCGCCGCGCAGGACCTTGACGCGCAGGCCGTTGAGGCGGGCGTTGAGCCACGTGGTGCACACCGCGCCCAAGGATGCGTCCACGGCGGTCACCTGCGCGGCGCCGCGCTCGGCGGCGGTCAGGGCCAGCGCGCCGCTGCCCGTCCCCAGATCGAGGACTTCGGTGTCGTCGGCGAGAGGCTCCCGCTTCAGCGCGTCTTCGAGGAGGAGCGTGTCGTCCTGGGGGCGGTACACCCCTGGTGGGAGCAAAAGCCACATAGGGCACGACTACCCCGCGGCCCCGGAACTATCATCGACGTGATGGGCAAGGTACGGGACCGGCCGCTCCGTGATGGCGGCCTCCTCCAGGTTCTGCGCCACCGTGCAGGGCGCTGTCGTCGCACCCCTTCGTCGGCGAGAGCGTGAGCCGACCGCATGGGATCCTGGTGCGCGGGTAAGCCGAGACAGCTGGGTTGCACCGGAGGACAGGGGAACATGGACGCCGTCGTACCGGACACCGGACCGCCCTTCCTGGAGGGACCGCGGGCCCTGCGTGTGGGCATGCCCGACGGCCTG includes:
- a CDS encoding ABC transporter permease, whose protein sequence is MSTGTRTGTPTGTRTVLRRRPRLHGLTWLIWRQNRTAFWIGLAAAAAVAVYAVVQHQHIAAAVAAQHLDACHGHEYSDSCLGRLNTFGQRYQFPMRRPLQAMLLLPFLFGLFLGGPQLAQELESGTYRTVATQSVTRMRWFAAKLGVPLAMTAVVSGVIAAAMTWWWHPVAKAMGPLFDWHMWYPFYGVGPVVVGLGVLLYLLGTTLGLVLRRTVLAMGATLVTGAGLFALLEALRPGIWPVSTAYAQHTSEPPAPRTAWLLADGPLSKDGRRVPEAWDCYAAGNVKQCLASRGITGRWAEYHPASDFWPLQWTATGLCLAMGAALVALSVWWIRRNPA
- a CDS encoding SDR family oxidoreductase, whose protein sequence is MNTIAVITGANRGLGRATALALGAAGTDVVLTYRSSEKEAEEVVEALTAMGRRAAALRLDTTAFADFPAFARTLGDTLRATWGRESFDFLVNNAGVGAVSPLGATSAEVFDLMVDVHFKGVFFLTQELLPLLADGGRIVNTSTGLTRFVGEGWSVYAGVKSAVETYTRYLAKELGPRRISVNAVAPGPVATDFGGGMIRDDEGLRTAMAERAALGRVGEPEDIGPVVAALLAPGTGWITGQRVEASGGTLL
- a CDS encoding helix-turn-helix transcriptional regulator produces the protein MDRAQLADFLHTRREALQPEDVGLPRGPRRRTRGLRREEAAVLCGMSTDYYARLEQRRGPQPSEPMLAAIARGLRLSLDERDHLFRLAGHNTPSRALRGDHVSPGMMRILDRLADTPAQVITALGETLLQTRLSVALLGDETRFTGPARSFVYRWFTDPAARHAYHEDDRPGLSRRFVADLRAVYSRLGADSRAGAIVEALLAQSPEFRDLWQAHEIGVRCGEVKRLLHPELGLLELNCQVLYDADQAQSLLVYTATPGSETHEKLQLLPVLGERAPGT
- a CDS encoding CDGSH iron-sulfur domain-containing protein, which codes for MPNANDEPAPTRVTITRDGPILIEGPVEVVLDDGRVVRSDRFVVAVCACRRSRTYPWCDTSHRRRARRAPAPAD
- a CDS encoding class I SAM-dependent methyltransferase → MWLLLPPGVYRPQDDTLLLEDALKREPLADDTEVLDLGTGSGALALTAAERGAAQVTAVDASLGAVCTTWLNARLNGLRVKVLRGDLTAPVTGRRFDLITANPPYVPSPRAGLPARGPARACDAGSDGRALLDRVCSDAPPLLAPGGVLLLVHSALCGVERTLGRLRHAGLRAAVVERRYIPFGPVLRDRSAWLEARGLIAHGEEKEELVVIRAERER